One window of the Blastocatellia bacterium genome contains the following:
- a CDS encoding dihydrodipicolinate synthase family protein: MKRPISGLLPPIPTPFDEREQVAYDRFRSNIERWNRCGYSGYVVIGSNGEFVHLTESERWKVIETAREAIPGDMLLIAGASYNATREAVEFARRAASLRADALLVGTPHYYRDQITSVVLLDHYRRIADASPIPILLYNVPQFTGVAIAPEIVARLAEHPNIIGIKDSGGNLAVLAEILRLVPSDFNVLTGSAALLHAAMALGAKGGILAVGCIAAKMCLEIMRLAREGDAARAADLQLRLLPVARAVTTQFGISGLKAALDLLGFYGGPPRAPLPVPDEKMRAEIRAILRASGLFPELEDAGAHAVP; encoded by the coding sequence ATGAAACGACCGATCTCTGGGCTTCTGCCCCCAATCCCTACGCCGTTCGATGAAAGGGAGCAGGTCGCCTATGATCGTTTTCGCTCCAACATCGAGCGCTGGAACCGATGCGGCTACTCCGGATACGTCGTCATCGGTTCCAACGGCGAGTTCGTGCATCTCACCGAGAGCGAGCGATGGAAGGTGATCGAGACGGCGCGCGAGGCGATTCCCGGAGACATGCTCCTCATCGCCGGAGCGAGCTACAACGCCACGCGGGAGGCGGTGGAGTTCGCGCGGCGCGCAGCCAGCCTGCGCGCCGATGCGTTGTTGGTCGGGACCCCGCATTACTATCGCGACCAGATCACCTCGGTTGTCCTTTTGGATCACTACCGAAGGATTGCTGACGCCTCGCCCATCCCGATCCTCCTCTACAACGTTCCACAGTTCACCGGCGTCGCCATCGCTCCGGAGATAGTGGCCCGCCTAGCCGAGCATCCGAACATCATCGGGATCAAAGACAGCGGAGGGAATCTGGCAGTCCTCGCGGAGATCTTGCGTTTGGTGCCCTCGGACTTCAACGTCCTCACGGGATCGGCGGCGTTGCTGCATGCGGCGATGGCGCTCGGCGCAAAGGGTGGGATTCTGGCCGTCGGCTGCATCGCGGCGAAGATGTGCTTGGAGATCATGCGCCTTGCGCGTGAGGGTGACGCCGCACGAGCGGCCGACTTACAACTTCGACTGCTGCCCGTTGCGCGCGCCGTCACCACGCAGTTCGGGATCAGCGGGTTGAAAGCGGCGCTGGATCTGCTCGGATTCTATGGCGGCCCGCCGCGTGCCCCACTTCCGGTACCGGATGAGAAAATGCGCGCCGAGATCCGCGCCATCCTGCGCGCCTCGGGGCTCTTCCCGGAGCTTGAAGACGCAGGCGCTCATGCCGTACCATAA
- a CDS encoding beta-galactosidase, whose amino-acid sequence MNDEIFRLGINYWPAHRAMFWWREFEVEEVERDFERLREAGFDLVRVFLLWEEFQPEPDRIASETIERLRAVADLAARARLQLLPTFFTGHMSGANWLPAWACEPSEAPTRFRTIVSGRVLHARPRNWYADPELIEAQARLVREVVRALGTHPALWGWDLGNEPSNCVIPPSHEHGLAWLERMVAEIRAAGSMHPITLGLHMEDLEEDRRLGPAEVARACDLLAMHGYPVYAEWAEGPTDAQLLPFLGLLTRWLGGGRDLLFEEFGAPTRPLQTEIPSRIPFLSEDDAARFTQEALALLHHFGFAGALLWCYSDYAPALWDHPPFDEAPHERFFGLWRADGTPKPVVDVVRTWSGLPRHAPHRDFTWIDIAPEEFFKSPRLHLPRLYDRFRREGTSATLPT is encoded by the coding sequence ATGAACGATGAGATCTTCCGACTCGGCATCAACTATTGGCCCGCGCATCGGGCCATGTTCTGGTGGCGGGAGTTCGAGGTCGAAGAGGTCGAACGCGATTTCGAGCGCCTTCGAGAAGCGGGCTTCGATCTGGTGCGCGTATTCCTGCTCTGGGAAGAGTTTCAGCCGGAACCGGATCGGATCGCCTCGGAAACGATCGAACGGTTGCGCGCGGTTGCGGATCTGGCCGCGCGCGCTCGACTACAACTGCTGCCCACGTTCTTCACCGGCCACATGAGTGGCGCCAATTGGCTGCCCGCGTGGGCATGCGAACCGAGCGAGGCACCGACGCGCTTTCGCACCATCGTGAGCGGTCGCGTCCTCCACGCGCGCCCGAGGAATTGGTATGCGGATCCCGAGCTGATCGAGGCTCAAGCTCGTCTCGTCCGCGAAGTGGTGCGCGCGCTTGGCACGCATCCAGCCCTCTGGGGATGGGACTTGGGGAATGAGCCCTCCAATTGCGTGATCCCCCCTTCGCACGAACACGGGCTCGCTTGGCTCGAACGCATGGTCGCGGAAATTCGCGCCGCCGGTTCGATGCATCCGATTACTCTTGGCCTTCACATGGAGGATCTCGAAGAGGACCGACGTCTGGGTCCCGCCGAAGTCGCGCGCGCTTGCGATTTGCTCGCGATGCATGGTTATCCGGTCTATGCCGAATGGGCGGAGGGGCCAACGGACGCTCAGCTTCTCCCCTTCCTCGGCTTGCTGACACGTTGGTTGGGCGGTGGCCGAGACCTCTTATTCGAGGAATTCGGCGCGCCCACGCGTCCCCTTCAGACGGAGATTCCGTCGCGCATCCCTTTTCTCAGCGAGGATGACGCGGCCCGATTCACGCAAGAGGCTCTGGCTCTGCTGCATCATTTCGGATTCGCGGGCGCACTGCTGTGGTGTTACAGCGATTACGCGCCCGCGCTGTGGGACCATCCGCCGTTTGACGAGGCTCCTCATGAACGTTTCTTCGGCCTCTGGCGCGCCGATGGGACTCCGAAGCCCGTCGTTGACGTGGTCCGAACATGGAGCGGCCTCCCTCGCCATGCTCCTCATCGGGACTTCACATGGATAGATATCGCTCCAGAAGAATTTTTCAAGAGCCCTCGCCTCCACCTCCCTCGCCTGTACGACCGCTTTCGCCGGGAAGGTACGTCGGCTACTCTCCCAACATGA
- a CDS encoding fumarylacetoacetate hydrolase family protein — protein MQICRFLDRSSPNPHEARYGLVEGERVVPIKEDHPFGPITPDASAALPLERVRLLAPCTPSKIVALGRNYRDHAAELGHDVPTEPLIFFKPPSAVIGPEETIRLPAMSARVDYEGELVVVMGRRAYRLREDEDPLAYVLGYTCGNDVTARDLQRRDGQFARAKGFDTFAPIGPVIATTLDPANLRIETRVNGQVRQRARTSDLVFPVPMLIRFISQVMTLLPGDLIFTGTPAGVGPLADGDIVEVEIEGIGTLRNSVRAE, from the coding sequence ATGCAGATCTGCCGATTCCTCGACCGTTCGTCGCCGAATCCGCATGAGGCGCGCTATGGCCTTGTGGAAGGAGAGCGCGTCGTCCCGATCAAAGAAGATCATCCCTTCGGGCCGATCACGCCCGATGCCTCGGCGGCGCTTCCCCTGGAACGCGTCCGCTTGCTCGCACCTTGCACGCCGAGCAAGATCGTAGCCCTTGGGCGAAATTATCGCGATCATGCCGCCGAGCTGGGACATGATGTGCCCACTGAGCCGCTCATCTTCTTCAAACCGCCGAGCGCAGTGATCGGCCCAGAGGAGACGATCCGCCTTCCGGCGATGTCCGCGCGGGTGGATTACGAAGGCGAATTGGTCGTCGTCATGGGCCGACGCGCGTATCGCCTCCGCGAGGACGAAGACCCCCTCGCGTATGTCCTCGGCTATACGTGCGGTAACGATGTGACTGCTCGCGATCTGCAGCGGCGCGATGGACAATTCGCGCGCGCGAAAGGCTTCGATACCTTCGCTCCCATCGGACCGGTGATCGCCACGACGCTGGATCCGGCAAATCTCCGGATCGAGACGCGCGTCAATGGCCAGGTGCGCCAGCGCGCCCGAACGAGCGATCTCGTCTTCCCCGTGCCCATGCTCATCCGCTTCATCTCGCAAGTGATGACCCTGCTGCCGGGCGATCTCATCTTCACCGGGACGCCCGCGGGTGTCGGCCCGCTCGCCGACGGAGATATCGTCGAGGTGGAGATCGAGGGCATCGGAACCTTGCGTAATTCGGTGCGCGCCGAGTAA
- a CDS encoding glycosidase, with the protein MKKNKFRELLRRYEGNPILTTADWPYPANSVFNAGATLLPNGETLLLVRVEDRRGISHLTVARSQDGITNWQIDPQPTFPPDPERYPEEIWGIEDPRITWIEELERYAITYTAFSTSGPLVSLALTRDFRVFERRGVIMPPEDKDAALFPRRFRGRWALIHRPISTYPTSRANIWISFSPDLKHWGDHTVLLEARQGAWWDANKIGLSPPPIETPEGWLIIYHGVRMTPAGCLYRLGLALLDLEDPRRVIRRSDEWIFGPDAPYERVGDVADVVFPCGAILDPKTGELRLYYGAADTSIALAIGQVREMLAWLLRGG; encoded by the coding sequence ATGAAGAAGAACAAGTTTCGAGAGCTCTTGCGACGCTACGAAGGCAATCCGATTCTGACGACGGCCGACTGGCCTTATCCGGCCAACAGTGTCTTCAACGCCGGAGCGACGCTTCTACCGAACGGCGAGACGCTCCTTTTGGTCCGCGTCGAAGATCGGCGGGGCATCTCGCACCTGACCGTTGCCCGCAGCCAAGACGGGATCACGAACTGGCAGATTGATCCGCAGCCCACGTTTCCCCCTGATCCGGAGCGATATCCCGAAGAGATATGGGGGATTGAGGATCCCCGCATCACTTGGATCGAGGAGTTGGAGCGGTACGCGATCACTTACACCGCCTTCTCGACGAGCGGACCGCTCGTCTCCCTGGCCTTGACGCGGGACTTCCGGGTCTTTGAGCGCCGAGGGGTGATCATGCCTCCAGAAGACAAAGACGCTGCGCTCTTCCCCCGGCGGTTCCGCGGCCGATGGGCGCTCATCCATCGCCCCATCTCCACCTATCCGACCAGTCGGGCGAATATTTGGATTTCCTTCTCGCCGGACCTCAAGCATTGGGGGGACCACACGGTCTTGCTCGAAGCCCGACAAGGAGCCTGGTGGGATGCGAACAAGATCGGTCTCTCCCCTCCCCCGATCGAGACGCCCGAGGGCTGGCTCATCATTTATCACGGCGTGCGTATGACCCCGGCCGGATGTCTCTATCGGCTCGGCCTCGCCCTGCTCGACCTCGAGGATCCCCGCCGTGTCATCCGTCGGAGCGACGAATGGATCTTCGGTCCCGATGCCCCGTATGAGCGCGTGGGCGATGTGGCCGATGTCGTCTTCCCCTGCGGGGCGATCCTCGATCCCAAGACGGGGGAGTTACGCCTCTACTACGGTGCCGCGGACACCTCGATTGCCTTGGCTATTGGCCAGGTGCGAGAGATGCTCGCCTGGCTTCTCCGAGGAGGATGA
- a CDS encoding glycosidase, translating into MEWRAPSLLFRRYEGNPILTPADWPYPVNAVFNPGAIEHEGETLLLVRVEDLRGFSHLTLARSRDGRTNWRIEPRPTLEPDPRYKEECWGIEDPRIIWLADQEQYAITYVSFSRGGPLISLALTRDFRQFERIGPLLPPEDKDASLFPRRIRDRYVLLHRPIIRGEAHIWISTSPDLRYWGEHQIVIPARPGWWDSHRVGLGPPPIETSEGWLIIYHGVRVTASGSLYRVGLALLDLDYPWRLVRRTENWVFAPQESYERHGDVPGVVFPTGAIVERETGQLRLYYGAADTTVCLALAPLDEVLDYLKRCPAEASSEAPC; encoded by the coding sequence ATGGAATGGCGGGCCCCATCGTTGCTCTTTCGCCGGTATGAAGGGAACCCGATCCTCACCCCGGCGGATTGGCCCTATCCGGTCAATGCCGTCTTCAATCCGGGAGCCATCGAGCACGAAGGGGAGACGCTGCTGCTCGTGCGCGTTGAAGATCTCCGCGGCTTCTCCCACTTGACCCTTGCTCGAAGCCGAGATGGACGGACTAACTGGCGGATTGAGCCCCGACCGACACTCGAACCCGATCCGCGCTACAAGGAGGAATGCTGGGGGATCGAGGACCCACGCATCATCTGGCTCGCCGATCAGGAACAATACGCCATCACCTACGTCTCGTTCTCGCGCGGCGGGCCGCTCATCTCTCTCGCGCTGACCCGGGACTTCCGCCAATTCGAGCGCATCGGGCCGCTCCTGCCGCCGGAGGACAAAGACGCTTCGCTCTTCCCCCGCCGAATTCGCGACCGATATGTCTTGTTGCACCGGCCGATCATTCGGGGAGAAGCGCACATTTGGATCTCCACCTCACCTGATCTGCGCTATTGGGGCGAGCATCAAATCGTGATCCCTGCTCGCCCCGGATGGTGGGACTCGCACCGGGTAGGGCTTGGCCCTCCGCCGATCGAGACGTCGGAGGGCTGGCTCATCATTTACCACGGCGTGCGGGTGACAGCCTCCGGCAGCCTCTACCGTGTCGGTCTCGCGCTGCTGGATCTGGACTATCCGTGGCGCCTCGTTCGTCGCACCGAGAATTGGGTCTTCGCGCCGCAAGAGAGCTACGAACGGCATGGCGACGTCCCGGGCGTCGTCTTTCCGACGGGAGCCATCGTCGAACGCGAGACAGGCCAATTGCGCCTTTACTACGGCGCAGCGGACACAACGGTGTGCCTGGCTTTGGCGCCCCTCGACGAAGTCCTGGACTACTTGAAGCGCTGCCCTGCAGAAGCTTCTTCGGAAGCTCCATGCTGA
- a CDS encoding glycosyltransferase family 4 protein — MRVALYNPGWHVMGGGEVYLGVIAEILAEQHHVDLIAVRPFDLRLLRERLGLCLNGIGLIEMPSEAVSSPRGVREWLWNRRALARTYRALERVTRTYDVAIALESDLPPPLAARRNILQIQVPHRRWTARDLFHALRARRLADIRREIARALYFPRALRRYDLILCNSHFTARIVEENWRPAVPMFVLPPPVELPTTPVSWDEKRDIILSVARFFRGGHEKNQRTLIEAFRMFVARHPGWELHLVGGADASGEAVVTELEQHARGVPVVFHVNAERAEVRRLYRLSKVFWHATGFDVDEDREPERVEHFGIALVEAMGYGCIPFAVGRGGPREIIEPGGNGFFWETLSELVERTAMVIADPDAARISVRAAERARTFGRAAFRERFLEVLARVL, encoded by the coding sequence ATGCGAGTGGCGCTCTATAATCCCGGCTGGCACGTCATGGGTGGAGGTGAGGTCTATCTTGGGGTGATCGCTGAGATTCTCGCTGAGCAGCATCACGTAGATCTCATCGCCGTACGTCCTTTCGATCTGCGATTGCTCCGGGAGCGACTCGGGTTGTGTCTGAACGGTATCGGCCTCATCGAAATGCCGAGCGAGGCCGTGTCCTCTCCCCGAGGGGTGCGCGAATGGCTATGGAATCGGCGCGCGCTCGCTCGGACATATCGCGCGTTGGAGCGCGTGACGCGGACTTATGATGTGGCGATCGCCCTGGAATCCGATCTCCCACCGCCACTCGCAGCGCGGCGCAATATCCTACAGATCCAGGTGCCTCATCGTCGGTGGACGGCTCGGGATCTCTTCCACGCGCTTCGCGCGCGCCGTCTCGCTGACATCAGGCGGGAGATCGCTCGCGCGCTATACTTCCCTCGCGCACTCCGCCGATATGACCTCATCCTCTGCAACTCGCACTTCACGGCGCGCATCGTCGAAGAGAATTGGCGCCCCGCGGTCCCGATGTTCGTGCTGCCGCCTCCGGTAGAGCTGCCGACCACGCCTGTTTCGTGGGACGAGAAGAGGGACATCATCCTGAGCGTCGCTCGCTTCTTTCGGGGAGGGCATGAGAAAAATCAGCGAACCTTGATCGAAGCTTTCCGAATGTTCGTCGCGCGCCATCCGGGTTGGGAGTTGCATCTTGTGGGAGGGGCTGATGCTTCGGGCGAAGCCGTCGTGACCGAGTTGGAGCAACATGCTCGCGGCGTGCCCGTAGTCTTTCACGTGAATGCCGAACGCGCTGAGGTGCGCCGACTCTATCGCCTCAGCAAAGTCTTCTGGCACGCGACGGGATTCGACGTGGACGAAGATCGAGAGCCTGAGCGCGTCGAGCACTTCGGGATCGCGCTCGTGGAAGCCATGGGATATGGTTGCATTCCCTTCGCCGTCGGACGCGGTGGACCGCGGGAGATCATCGAGCCGGGGGGCAATGGGTTCTTCTGGGAGACGCTCTCGGAATTGGTCGAACGAACGGCTATGGTCATTGCTGATCCAGACGCCGCTCGCATCAGCGTTCGCGCAGCCGAACGCGCGCGGACGTTCGGCCGCGCGGCATTTCGAGAGCGATTTTTGGAGGTCCTCGCTCGGGTTCTCTGA
- a CDS encoding glycosyltransferase, translating into MRRRGRRRLKICFISTYPPRECGIATFTYDLCHAIIENHANVHASVIAMTDTPEGYDYPPEVVFEIRHNRLSDYRLAAEYTNLSGADVLCLQHEFGIFGGQQGRYILDFLESLRKPIVTTLHTILFNPPPGYREVLTEIACASDHLVVMNSKAIPVLRDVYGVSEEKVSLIHHGVPNVPFVDPNYYKDKFGVEGRLVLLTFGLLNRNKGIEMVLEALPEVIARHPEVVYIVLGATHPVVRRKEGEEYRLWLQRRVQQLGLEEHVLFFNRYVELSELCEFIGACDIYITPYQSKEQIVSGTLAYAVGMGKAVISTPYYYAEELLAENRGRLVEFGDVAGLREALLELIENEALRHQMRKRAYEFGRQMIWSEVGAQYLTLFERISAYAPSKAVTLSLHKAFSAGYELPEIKLDHLIRLTDDTGLIQHATYGIPDRRYGYSTDDVGRALVVTLRHYHQFGDEAALSLAVRYLSFLHYAQLPNGHFHNFMDYSRRFSDNVGTEDTLGRALWGLGVAIAYSPNEGMRALAREMFERAFPQITLRHPRAIAYTICGLYNFLRRYDGAAQVRRRVAELATQLLELYAQNRAEDWLWFHEALTYGNAKIPHALLLAYRATGEEEFKKVGLESLDFLIAQTYRNDYFDFIGNQGWYRRGGERAIFSQQPIEAGYTAEACLTAFELTQEQRYLQLARAAAEWLLGRNRLGARLYDLSTGACADGLEPQGPSLNQGAESTICCMLAFLTVAQQEAQQTERRGTLSRAQLSAAVSAEERTPTFE; encoded by the coding sequence ATGCGCAGAAGGGGGCGGAGACGTCTGAAGATTTGCTTCATCAGCACGTATCCGCCGCGTGAGTGCGGGATCGCGACGTTCACCTATGATCTCTGCCACGCGATCATCGAGAACCACGCGAACGTTCACGCATCGGTCATCGCCATGACCGATACGCCGGAGGGTTACGATTATCCCCCTGAAGTGGTCTTCGAGATTCGGCACAATCGCCTGAGCGATTATCGGCTGGCCGCCGAATACACGAACCTCTCCGGCGCCGACGTCCTCTGCCTGCAACACGAATTCGGGATCTTCGGCGGACAACAGGGCCGATACATCCTCGACTTCCTGGAGTCGCTTCGAAAGCCGATCGTGACGACATTGCACACGATCCTTTTCAATCCTCCACCGGGATATCGAGAGGTTCTCACCGAGATCGCTTGCGCTTCGGATCATCTCGTCGTGATGAACAGCAAAGCCATTCCTGTCCTTCGGGATGTTTACGGCGTCAGCGAGGAGAAAGTCAGCCTCATTCATCATGGCGTTCCGAACGTCCCCTTCGTGGATCCCAACTACTACAAGGATAAGTTCGGCGTCGAAGGGCGACTGGTCCTGCTCACCTTCGGCCTCTTGAACCGGAACAAGGGGATCGAGATGGTGTTGGAGGCCTTGCCGGAGGTCATCGCTCGACATCCCGAAGTCGTCTACATCGTACTTGGAGCTACGCATCCGGTCGTGAGGCGGAAAGAGGGCGAAGAGTATCGCCTCTGGCTCCAGCGACGCGTGCAACAGCTCGGGCTGGAGGAACACGTCCTCTTCTTCAATCGGTACGTGGAACTGAGCGAGCTCTGCGAGTTCATCGGGGCGTGCGACATCTACATCACGCCATACCAATCCAAAGAGCAGATCGTCAGCGGAACGCTCGCATATGCCGTCGGCATGGGGAAGGCCGTTATCTCGACACCGTACTACTATGCTGAGGAATTGCTCGCTGAGAATCGCGGGCGACTCGTGGAGTTCGGCGACGTCGCGGGTTTGCGCGAAGCCCTTCTGGAATTGATCGAGAACGAAGCCCTGCGGCACCAGATGCGCAAGCGCGCGTATGAGTTCGGCCGGCAGATGATCTGGTCCGAGGTCGGCGCTCAGTATCTGACGCTCTTTGAGCGCATCTCCGCATATGCGCCATCCAAAGCCGTCACGCTCTCTTTGCATAAAGCCTTCAGCGCTGGTTACGAGCTGCCGGAGATCAAGCTCGATCACCTGATCCGTTTGACCGATGACACGGGACTGATCCAACACGCCACCTATGGCATTCCAGATCGGCGCTACGGGTATTCGACCGACGATGTCGGCCGCGCGTTAGTCGTGACGTTGCGGCACTATCATCAGTTCGGAGATGAGGCAGCGCTCTCTTTGGCTGTGCGTTACCTGAGCTTCCTTCACTACGCGCAACTCCCGAACGGGCACTTTCACAACTTCATGGATTATTCGCGCCGTTTCAGCGATAACGTGGGAACGGAGGATACGCTCGGGCGCGCTCTTTGGGGGCTGGGCGTCGCTATCGCCTACAGCCCGAATGAAGGGATGCGTGCGCTGGCCCGCGAGATGTTCGAACGAGCCTTCCCACAGATCACCCTGAGGCATCCGCGGGCGATTGCTTACACGATCTGCGGTCTCTATAACTTCCTCCGGCGCTATGACGGAGCGGCACAAGTGCGTCGCCGAGTAGCGGAACTGGCGACGCAACTTCTGGAGTTGTACGCCCAAAATCGGGCGGAGGACTGGCTGTGGTTCCACGAGGCGTTGACCTATGGGAACGCGAAGATCCCCCATGCCCTGCTTTTGGCCTATCGGGCGACGGGAGAAGAGGAGTTCAAGAAGGTCGGTCTCGAATCCCTTGATTTCCTGATCGCGCAAACCTATCGCAACGACTACTTCGACTTCATCGGAAACCAGGGATGGTATCGGCGCGGCGGCGAACGGGCGATCTTCAGCCAACAGCCCATTGAGGCCGGATATACGGCCGAAGCCTGCCTGACGGCCTTTGAGCTCACGCAAGAGCAGCGGTACCTACAATTGGCGCGGGCAGCGGCCGAATGGCTACTGGGGCGAAATCGGCTCGGGGCACGCCTCTATGACTTGAGCACGGGCGCCTGCGCCGATGGGTTGGAACCACAAGGTCCGAGTCTGAATCAGGGGGCGGAGTCGACGATCTGCTGCATGCTGGCCTTCTTGACCGTCGCGCAGCAAGAAGCCCAGCAGACCGAACGTCGGGGAACGCTCAGTAGAGCGCAGCTCTCGGCGGCCGTGAGCGCGGAGGAGCGAACACCAACCTTCGAGTGA
- a CDS encoding glycosyltransferase family 4 protein has protein sequence MRIAMLAPISWRVPPRHYGPWERVVSLLTEGLVQRGVDVTLFATADSITRARLVAVCPRPYSEDPTLDPKVWECLHISAVFERADEFDLIHNHFDFLPLTYSGLVRTPVLTTIHGFSSERILPVYEKYNGRTYYVAISEADRRPQLTYVATIHHGIPLEEFTLRREPGEYLLFFGRIHHEKGTAEAIEVARRVGLPLIIAGIIQDHSYFERAVAPHLNDRIRYIGSVGPDRRDEVLGRALALLHLINFEEPFGLSMIEAMACGTPVIARGRGAVPEIVRHGETGFIVDTLEEAIEAVRRAPELNRERIRQHVAEHFSQDRMVEEYLRVYETILGQSGSHGARR, from the coding sequence ATGCGTATCGCGATGTTGGCTCCAATCTCTTGGCGCGTTCCCCCGCGGCACTACGGCCCGTGGGAACGCGTCGTCTCGCTTCTGACCGAAGGTTTAGTCCAACGCGGCGTGGATGTCACGCTGTTTGCGACGGCTGATTCGATCACGCGAGCGCGCCTTGTGGCCGTCTGTCCCCGCCCCTATTCGGAGGATCCGACGCTCGATCCCAAGGTCTGGGAGTGCCTGCACATCTCGGCCGTCTTCGAGCGCGCCGATGAATTCGATCTCATCCACAACCACTTCGATTTCCTCCCACTGACTTATAGCGGACTGGTGCGCACCCCTGTTCTGACGACGATCCACGGCTTCTCCTCCGAACGCATATTGCCCGTGTACGAGAAATACAACGGGCGCACATACTACGTGGCCATCAGCGAGGCGGACCGTCGTCCCCAACTCACCTATGTCGCGACGATCCATCATGGCATCCCGCTTGAAGAGTTCACCCTGCGACGCGAGCCTGGCGAATATCTGCTCTTTTTTGGCCGCATCCATCATGAGAAAGGCACGGCCGAAGCCATCGAGGTCGCTCGACGAGTCGGCCTGCCGCTCATCATCGCCGGGATCATTCAAGATCACTCCTATTTCGAGCGCGCGGTCGCTCCTCACCTGAACGATCGAATCCGCTATATTGGTTCGGTCGGACCCGACCGTCGAGATGAGGTTCTCGGTCGCGCGCTGGCCTTACTCCATCTCATCAACTTCGAGGAACCTTTCGGCCTGAGCATGATCGAAGCCATGGCCTGTGGGACACCGGTCATCGCTCGGGGACGCGGCGCCGTTCCGGAGATTGTCCGGCACGGCGAGACCGGGTTCATCGTAGATACGCTCGAAGAGGCTATCGAAGCCGTTCGGCGCGCGCCCGAACTCAACCGCGAGCGCATTCGGCAGCACGTCGCCGAGCACTTCAGTCAGGATCGCATGGTGGAGGAATACCTGCGCGTCTACGAAACGATCCTCGGGCAATCCGGTTCGCACGGAGCGAGGCGATGA
- a CDS encoding 4Fe-4S dicluster domain-containing protein: MSTVLIEKRAPISHGRTDLRKRKPKLLAVINENCTGCAGTPVCVEYCPVEACMFWVPDEEHPPFGRIEVDKTLCIGCAKCTSKGPDGTFLDGCPWDAIDMVPTEEWERRRGVKLPDTPDRPPTEWGVVPSEYV, translated from the coding sequence ATGAGTACGGTCCTCATCGAGAAGCGCGCCCCGATCTCTCACGGGCGAACCGATCTGCGCAAACGCAAGCCGAAACTCCTGGCTGTCATCAACGAGAATTGCACCGGATGCGCGGGCACGCCCGTGTGCGTCGAATATTGCCCGGTCGAGGCCTGTATGTTCTGGGTGCCCGATGAAGAACATCCGCCCTTCGGGCGCATCGAGGTGGATAAAACACTGTGCATCGGCTGCGCCAAATGCACGAGCAAAGGTCCCGATGGCACCTTCCTGGATGGTTGCCCCTGGGACGCCATTGATATGGTCCCGACCGAAGAGTGGGAGCGTCGTCGCGGGGTGAAATTGCCGGACACTCCGGATCGTCCGCCGACGGAGTGGGGCGTCGTCCCGAGCGAATACGTCTAG
- a CDS encoding uracil-DNA glycosylase, whose product MTDLALSASKLAELHAEIIACRRCPRLVWWREEVARRKPKRYREWEYWARPVPGFGDPAARLLIVGLAPAAHGANRTGRMFTGDRSGDWLYRALHRFGFADRPESRWRDDGLQLRDCYITAALRCAPPQNTPRPEELQNCRPFLEREWVLLRNIRVIIALGQIAYATLLKVFRTTHAPEAKAPRSFPRFRHGLELVLTPTMTLLASFHPSQQNTFTGKLTEPMFEAIFRRARELVEARGIHFPPGWHEEGYTP is encoded by the coding sequence ATGACCGATCTCGCTCTCTCGGCGTCGAAACTGGCCGAGCTGCACGCGGAGATCATCGCGTGCCGGCGTTGTCCCCGCTTGGTGTGGTGGCGCGAAGAAGTCGCGCGCCGCAAACCCAAACGCTACCGGGAATGGGAGTATTGGGCCCGACCCGTACCCGGCTTCGGCGATCCCGCTGCTCGACTCCTCATCGTCGGACTCGCCCCGGCTGCTCATGGCGCGAACCGCACCGGGCGCATGTTCACGGGCGATCGGAGTGGAGATTGGCTCTACCGCGCTCTTCACCGCTTCGGCTTCGCCGATCGCCCGGAGTCCCGATGGCGGGATGATGGCCTCCAACTGCGCGACTGTTACATCACGGCCGCGCTCCGATGCGCCCCTCCACAGAATACACCCAGGCCGGAGGAATTGCAGAATTGCCGCCCCTTCCTCGAACGCGAATGGGTGCTGCTCAGAAACATACGCGTGATCATCGCCCTAGGACAGATCGCCTATGCGACCCTCCTCAAGGTCTTCCGCACCACCCATGCTCCGGAAGCGAAAGCGCCTCGCTCGTTCCCACGCTTTCGACACGGATTGGAGCTGGTCTTGACCCCAACGATGACGCTTTTGGCCTCATTTCACCCGAGCCAGCAAAATACCTTCACGGGGAAACTCACCGAGCCGATGTTCGAGGCGATCTTCCGTCGAGCCCGCGAGCTGGTGGAGGCGCGAGGAATCCACTTTCCTCCCGGCTGGCACGAAGAGGGGTACACGCCTTGA